Proteins encoded together in one bacterium window:
- a CDS encoding tetratricopeptide repeat protein, protein MQKTNSFETLQKWILQPSVIIPTLLAFVTFLFYKSSLWYGFVFDDLPTIVEYFYVRVFNPAEQFFANSRWVSRVLNQFTYRYWQTEPFAYRSFNLFMHITIGLMIFALVSMVFKDLKKNDFLQRNAYLLATLVSALFLLHPVQTQTATYVTQMRLEGLVVLFTFAVLLTFVLAVKAKTQSAQIGWYVLSYVLLAFGVGTKEAIVVLPVLIALFDWFFLAEGDWQQFVSRWYIHGMYFLVMIGLLVKFNIIKTNYLASVTVTPLANNRGNVLTEAVTERITLFPYFISQFKIILHYIKIFFWPFGLCFDYDVRISKSVFSVDVVVPFIILLSMICVAVRLWWQEKTNVISFCVAWFFVGIALRASIFPSTELVCDYKTYLSSFGVLLLIAVGLAYLVKMATSSLTKEKMHQYSIGMVSVFVLLMGYATQTRNLVWSSELAFWQDASEKSGKARCFNNLGTSLYTVGKAAEAIEAFNMAIKRDDWYAEPHINLGSIYQNMGDNDKAFENYRRAIEIGEGHPELFNNLGILHYTTNNLEAAELCFKQALQLRPYYSRANISLGKIYQQQNRMTEAAEAFEAALRGDYSDQDVQYLCATSFYSIGNYQRTAQLLEPLDKNYQDVAVLLGGAYYSLGDFSRAAENFGHAFKRSNGDIGLCYNYAQSLINSKNYDEALAMFKLCDEKDAENYPYAKLHVAKCLNELGNRTEAVSELKQLVANTKHEHIKQDGLNLMKELGFA, encoded by the coding sequence ATGCAAAAAACGAATAGTTTTGAAACTCTACAAAAATGGATTTTGCAGCCTTCGGTAATTATCCCAACGCTTTTGGCGTTTGTAACTTTTTTATTTTATAAATCATCATTGTGGTATGGATTTGTTTTTGACGATTTGCCAACAATTGTTGAATATTTTTATGTTCGTGTTTTCAATCCTGCGGAGCAATTTTTTGCTAATTCACGGTGGGTTTCTCGTGTTTTAAATCAGTTTACCTATCGTTACTGGCAAACAGAGCCATTTGCTTATCGCAGCTTTAATCTTTTTATGCATATTACCATTGGGCTAATGATATTTGCTTTGGTATCAATGGTATTTAAAGATTTGAAAAAGAATGATTTTTTACAACGTAATGCTTATTTACTTGCAACGCTGGTCAGTGCTTTGTTTTTACTACATCCTGTGCAAACACAAACAGCAACGTATGTCACACAAATGCGACTAGAAGGCTTGGTGGTCCTTTTCACGTTTGCTGTGTTATTGACATTTGTGTTGGCGGTTAAAGCAAAGACTCAATCTGCACAAATTGGCTGGTATGTACTGTCGTATGTGCTGCTTGCTTTTGGGGTTGGGACTAAAGAAGCGATTGTTGTTTTGCCAGTACTCATCGCTCTTTTTGATTGGTTCTTTTTGGCAGAAGGTGATTGGCAACAATTTGTAAGTCGTTGGTATATTCATGGCATGTACTTTTTGGTGATGATTGGCCTGTTGGTTAAATTTAATATTATTAAAACTAACTACCTTGCATCAGTAACGGTAACGCCGTTGGCCAACAATCGTGGCAATGTGTTGACTGAAGCAGTAACCGAACGTATTACGCTGTTTCCTTACTTTATTTCTCAATTTAAGATTATTTTGCATTACATCAAAATTTTCTTTTGGCCATTTGGTTTGTGTTTTGATTACGATGTGCGCATTTCTAAAAGTGTTTTCAGTGTTGATGTTGTTGTGCCATTTATTATTTTACTTTCAATGATTTGTGTTGCTGTGCGTTTGTGGTGGCAAGAGAAAACAAATGTTATTAGTTTTTGTGTGGCATGGTTTTTTGTTGGTATTGCACTTCGTGCAAGTATTTTCCCTTCAACAGAATTAGTATGTGATTATAAGACCTATTTGTCTTCGTTTGGTGTGCTGCTTTTGATTGCAGTTGGTCTGGCTTATCTTGTTAAAATGGCAACAAGTTCGTTGACCAAAGAAAAAATGCATCAATATAGTATTGGCATGGTCAGTGTTTTTGTTTTATTAATGGGTTATGCAACACAAACAAGAAACTTGGTGTGGAGCTCAGAGTTAGCATTTTGGCAAGACGCGAGTGAAAAGTCTGGCAAGGCTCGTTGTTTCAATAATCTTGGTACTTCGCTTTATACCGTTGGTAAAGCTGCTGAAGCAATTGAAGCTTTTAATATGGCAATTAAGCGTGATGATTGGTACGCAGAGCCTCACATCAACCTAGGTTCAATTTATCAAAATATGGGTGATAACGATAAAGCGTTTGAAAATTATCGTCGAGCAATTGAAATTGGCGAAGGACATCCAGAGCTTTTCAATAATCTTGGTATTTTGCATTATACCACCAACAATCTTGAAGCAGCTGAATTATGCTTTAAACAAGCCCTGCAACTGCGTCCGTATTACAGCAGAGCAAACATTAGTTTGGGTAAAATATATCAACAGCAAAATCGCATGACTGAAGCTGCGGAAGCTTTTGAAGCAGCATTGCGTGGTGACTATAGTGATCAAGATGTACAATATTTGTGCGCTACCTCATTTTATAGTATTGGCAATTATCAACGCACAGCGCAGTTGTTGGAGCCGCTTGATAAAAATTATCAAGACGTGGCTGTATTGTTGGGTGGTGCGTATTATAGTTTGGGTGATTTTAGCAGAGCAGCTGAAAATTTTGGCCATGCATTTAAGCGTAGCAACGGCGATATTGGGTTGTGCTATAATTATGCGCAATCATTGATTAATTCAAAGAACTATGACGAAGCGTTGGCTATGTTTAAATTGTGTGATGAAAAAGATGCTGAAAATTATCCATACGCTAAACTACATGTTGCAAAATGTTTGAATGAACTTGGCAACCGAACAGAGGCCGTGAGCGAACTTAAGCAGTTGGTTGCTAATACCAAGCATGAGCATATTAAGCAAGATGGCTTGAATTTAATGAAAGAACTTGGTTTTGCATAA
- a CDS encoding APC family permease has protein sequence MMKKQTIPFWIAVIININIVIGAAFFLGAQSISMKSGFLSPFAWLFCGFLLMPLVAVFAWFAKRYPEAGGLYVYSQKSLGSFWGFLSGWGYFVGTTAGNAAVIHAFSSYLQNVPPVHQMLVPCGLLGLKFDLFLVLFFTMLNMMNVQFMERAHVFFVIMKTIPMLVLVVGALCVGTTAPIVAQSWNFTNFFGTIPMVFFAYVGFEACCAVADKIGDNEKKASAVIWSSFGIIMLVYVVLQYCALRVQAGADVNPFLHAISQLTSNQGMVDALSTVVYATIMLSFLGGFYGMYFYNSWNLYAIAQNKNIIGGAFLTKLTKNQIPWACLMVQFSLLSIFLLLTTADSYLVVIGDFGVTIGYLLTTIAFLVASKNKIVTLAALGSCSFLLYLCSRTLVEAGMYNLIPLLIVVGIGIVAYQGKQFLNQPSRS, from the coding sequence ATGATGAAAAAACAAACGATCCCTTTTTGGATAGCGGTTATTATTAATATTAACATTGTGATTGGTGCTGCATTTTTTTTAGGTGCGCAATCAATTAGCATGAAAAGTGGATTTTTGAGTCCATTTGCATGGCTGTTTTGTGGCTTTTTATTAATGCCTCTTGTTGCCGTATTTGCGTGGTTTGCCAAGCGCTATCCTGAAGCTGGCGGTTTGTATGTTTATAGTCAAAAATCACTGGGAAGCTTTTGGGGCTTTTTGAGCGGGTGGGGTTACTTTGTTGGTACTACGGCTGGCAATGCGGCCGTGATCCACGCATTTTCAAGCTACTTACAAAATGTGCCGCCTGTGCATCAGATGCTAGTACCATGTGGACTTCTTGGTTTAAAATTTGATTTGTTCCTTGTATTATTTTTTACGATGTTGAATATGATGAACGTTCAATTTATGGAACGTGCGCACGTCTTTTTTGTTATCATGAAAACGATTCCGATGTTGGTACTGGTAGTTGGCGCTTTGTGTGTGGGCACAACGGCGCCAATTGTTGCGCAATCGTGGAATTTCACTAATTTTTTTGGAACGATTCCGATGGTCTTTTTTGCATATGTTGGTTTTGAGGCCTGCTGCGCAGTTGCCGATAAAATTGGCGATAATGAGAAAAAAGCATCGGCAGTGATTTGGTCGTCGTTTGGGATTATCATGTTGGTTTACGTTGTTCTGCAATATTGCGCATTGCGTGTGCAGGCAGGTGCTGATGTTAATCCGTTCTTGCATGCTATCAGCCAATTAACGAGCAATCAGGGTATGGTTGATGCGCTCAGCACGGTTGTGTATGCAACCATTATGTTGTCATTTTTGGGCGGCTTTTATGGCATGTATTTTTACAACAGTTGGAATTTGTATGCCATTGCGCAGAACAAAAATATCATTGGCGGGGCATTCTTAACCAAATTAACCAAAAACCAAATTCCATGGGCTTGTTTGATGGTGCAGTTTTCTCTGTTGAGCATCTTTTTGTTGTTAACGACAGCAGACAGCTATTTGGTGGTGATTGGTGATTTTGGTGTTACCATCGGCTACTTGCTGACAACCATTGCATTTTTGGTAGCGAGTAAGAATAAAATTGTTACTTTGGCGGCCTTGGGCAGTTGTTCGTTTCTGTTATACTTGTGCTCTAGAACTTTGGTCGAAGCCGGCATGTATAATCTTATTCCGTTATTAATTGTCGTTGGTATTGGCATTGTTGCGTATCAAGGCAAACAGTTTTTGAATCAACCGTCTCGCTCTTAG
- a CDS encoding tetratricopeptide repeat protein → MMKKKKKNDHIVDQVSGSAYGTAASERELTLWEKILPPAVLSILTLIIYAPSLSYPFQFDDIANITKKFAIRFDNPLGRWWTNSRWFGDWLNTLNFQIGRFDPFSYRLFNVLIHVATGVFVFFLVLSLSRKIKGFLHDNALLIATTTSALFLLHPVQSQTVSYVIQARIEGLATLFIVATVTLFVQAFTTKSQIQKWSFLALSLIIGFFSCGTKEIVIVLPFLLLITDWFFVAQQKWSSFKTRLWVHALFTVFIIGLMMHYLGVGFAKQVVSLDTATTNNRGNVLTVEPLDDITPYMFFISEFKVILHYIFIFLMPIGISVEYDWKLVKGFLAIDALFPFLALLALGLYVLWATIKKRHTFMAFGITWFLIALAPRSTFFPSPELVCDYKTYLASIGVLFIMSVGLIYVLNKLCAFIRSAYFFKQFAQKSYAREAHVYFVLLALVSVPYGVGTVLRNQIWRSAVDFWEDNAKKAPGKARVHNNLGVAYSEVEKLDEAIVAYKKAISMDRHYQDPLSNIAVAYSMKGEIDKAIESLRAAIQICPNYAEAYNNIGSLLLQKEEFEDAERALTFALYLRPYYGKAHYNLARMYEVKNNEEKMWHHLKQATLGDLDVPEVFFKLGLMGLKLQKYDEAVKALETTWARGMQNEQVLFNLANAYFMVNQFDKAESIFLRLVKSNPLDKRYVYNLAETHFSKADYDKALNLFKKSTTFSDPLPQAFFRVAKCFEMLKQEDHAKGYLNELLTLKSDDNFKNAVNTELARLSLQEKMIEGNGSVKLSDFKTAVKQMSTSVA, encoded by the coding sequence ATGATGAAGAAGAAAAAGAAAAATGATCATATTGTTGATCAAGTTAGCGGCTCCGCCTACGGTACGGCGGCAAGTGAGCGCGAATTGACGTTATGGGAAAAAATTCTTCCCCCTGCTGTTCTGAGCATTTTGACACTTATTATTTATGCGCCATCGCTCAGCTACCCCTTTCAATTTGATGACATTGCCAACATTACTAAAAAGTTTGCTATTCGCTTTGACAATCCATTGGGCCGTTGGTGGACCAACTCTCGTTGGTTTGGTGATTGGTTGAATACGCTTAATTTTCAAATTGGTCGATTTGATCCTTTTTCGTATCGTCTTTTTAACGTTTTAATTCACGTAGCAACTGGTGTTTTTGTGTTCTTTTTGGTATTGAGTCTGAGTCGCAAAATTAAAGGATTTTTGCATGACAATGCACTGTTGATTGCCACAACAACCTCTGCACTCTTTTTGCTTCATCCTGTTCAATCGCAAACAGTAAGTTATGTAATTCAAGCGCGTATTGAAGGTTTGGCAACATTATTTATTGTTGCAACAGTAACCCTTTTTGTGCAGGCATTTACGACGAAAAGTCAAATACAAAAATGGTCCTTCTTGGCGCTTTCGCTGATTATTGGCTTTTTTTCGTGCGGCACCAAAGAAATTGTTATTGTGTTGCCGTTCTTGTTGCTGATCACTGACTGGTTTTTTGTTGCTCAACAAAAATGGTCAAGTTTTAAAACGCGTTTGTGGGTGCACGCATTATTTACCGTTTTTATTATCGGTTTGATGATGCATTATTTGGGCGTTGGTTTTGCTAAGCAAGTTGTCTCGCTTGATACTGCTACCACTAATAATCGTGGAAATGTGTTAACAGTTGAGCCATTGGATGATATTACGCCCTACATGTTTTTTATTTCTGAATTTAAAGTAATTTTGCATTACATATTTATTTTCCTAATGCCGATTGGCATCAGTGTTGAATATGATTGGAAGTTAGTAAAAGGATTTTTGGCAATTGATGCCCTTTTTCCATTTTTAGCATTGTTAGCCCTTGGTTTGTATGTTTTATGGGCAACGATAAAAAAACGGCATACATTTATGGCATTTGGTATTACATGGTTTTTAATTGCGCTTGCTCCACGCTCTACCTTTTTTCCTTCGCCAGAATTAGTCTGTGATTATAAGACCTATCTTGCTTCAATTGGCGTGCTTTTTATTATGAGTGTTGGATTGATTTATGTACTTAATAAACTTTGTGCGTTCATACGATCAGCTTATTTTTTTAAACAATTTGCTCAAAAAAGTTATGCGCGTGAAGCACATGTTTATTTTGTGTTGTTAGCTCTTGTGAGTGTGCCGTACGGCGTGGGTACGGTGTTGCGTAATCAAATTTGGCGTTCTGCGGTTGATTTTTGGGAAGATAACGCAAAAAAAGCTCCTGGCAAAGCGCGAGTACATAACAATCTTGGTGTTGCTTATTCAGAAGTTGAAAAGCTTGATGAAGCAATTGTTGCTTATAAAAAAGCAATTTCAATGGATCGACATTATCAAGATCCACTGAGTAATATTGCCGTTGCTTATTCAATGAAGGGTGAGATAGATAAAGCGATTGAGTCATTGCGAGCTGCTATTCAAATTTGTCCAAATTATGCTGAAGCGTACAACAATATCGGGTCATTATTGTTACAAAAAGAAGAATTTGAAGATGCTGAACGTGCGTTGACATTTGCGCTTTATTTGCGTCCGTATTATGGCAAGGCTCACTACAATCTTGCACGGATGTACGAAGTCAAAAATAATGAAGAAAAAATGTGGCACCATTTAAAGCAAGCAACGTTGGGTGATTTAGACGTTCCTGAAGTTTTCTTCAAGCTTGGTTTGATGGGCTTGAAATTGCAAAAATATGACGAGGCGGTAAAGGCTCTTGAAACAACGTGGGCGCGTGGTATGCAAAATGAACAAGTGTTATTTAACTTGGCCAATGCCTATTTTATGGTAAATCAGTTTGATAAAGCTGAGTCTATATTTTTACGCTTGGTAAAAAGTAATCCGCTTGACAAGCGCTATGTGTACAATTTAGCAGAAACACATTTTAGCAAGGCAGATTATGACAAAGCATTAAACTTGTTTAAAAAATCGACTACTTTTTCCGATCCATTGCCACAAGCATTTTTTAGAGTTGCTAAATGTTTTGAGATGCTTAAGCAAGAAGACCATGCCAAGGGATATTTAAACGAATTACTTACGCTCAAGTCTGATGATAATTTTAAAAATGCCGTTAATACAGAGCTTGCACGGTTGTCTTTACAAGAGAAAATGATAGAAGGTAATGGTTCGGTGAAGTTGAGTGATTTTAAAACAGCGGTAAAACAAATGTCTACATCCGTTGCGTAA
- a CDS encoding site-2 protease family protein — MTMVSPHFLGLINELALLFPIFLLVFTFRGFFKALMAFMMGDNTPQRHGFLSLNPLVHLDIVGMSIFIILFFLIGSILSGSIQRQLLLFMLLALGVRWTIDVPIDDSNFKHYKFGGIMTCLAGSIGNFLLAFVALAFLRFIPFSNLPPYAALTFLEILNGIIDIGIWFGVLDLVPIPPFDAGYIFYYCLPYNKRFIISWLEEYSLIIIMILFVVPIVSHVWWGLLSVASNFIKQGMFRLLF; from the coding sequence ATGACAATGGTATCACCACATTTTTTGGGCTTGATCAATGAACTAGCTCTACTCTTTCCAATCTTCCTTCTTGTTTTTACCTTTCGTGGTTTTTTCAAAGCACTTATGGCTTTTATGATGGGCGATAACACGCCACAACGCCACGGCTTTTTAAGCTTGAATCCTCTGGTTCATCTTGATATTGTCGGCATGAGTATCTTTATTATTTTATTTTTTTTAATTGGCAGTATCTTATCTGGTTCTATTCAGCGCCAATTATTACTTTTTATGTTACTCGCTCTTGGCGTGCGCTGGACTATCGATGTTCCTATTGATGACAGCAATTTCAAACATTACAAATTTGGTGGCATCATGACCTGCTTGGCTGGCTCCATTGGAAATTTCTTGCTTGCTTTTGTTGCGTTGGCATTTTTACGCTTTATACCTTTTAGTAACCTGCCTCCCTACGCTGCCTTAACATTTTTAGAAATTTTAAATGGCATCATCGATATTGGTATTTGGTTTGGCGTGCTCGATTTAGTACCAATCCCACCATTTGATGCGGGATACATTTTTTACTATTGCTTGCCTTACAACAAGCGCTTTATCATTTCGTGGCTTGAAGAATATTCTCTCATTATCATTATGATACTGTTTGTGGTACCAATCGTAAGCCATGTGTGGTGGGGGCTTCTTTCTGTCGCAAGTAACTTTATTAAGCAAGGTATGTTTCGTCTGTTATTTTAG
- a CDS encoding ankyrin repeat domain-containing protein — translation MIKKYGYFFMAAFFATYSQGSLQATAKKPAKAPQDLYRNTPLHLACARPNEGEVEMLLFLNKDDIYAKNISQSQPIHLACFSGNANIVKLLIESDTQLNEVDGSGRTPLMIARERYESYMLYQTVLCKTENGRDEIRVPSKYNQEMAKKFKTIIDLLTTALDQELAQLAQELNLD, via the coding sequence ATGATCAAAAAATATGGTTATTTTTTTATGGCAGCTTTTTTTGCAACCTATTCACAAGGATCACTACAAGCAACCGCAAAAAAACCTGCAAAAGCACCTCAAGATCTTTACCGCAATACTCCACTACATCTTGCATGCGCACGCCCAAATGAAGGCGAGGTCGAGATGTTGTTATTTCTAAACAAAGATGATATCTACGCAAAAAATATCTCACAATCACAACCAATTCATCTCGCTTGTTTTTCAGGCAATGCTAATATTGTTAAGCTTCTCATAGAATCAGATACTCAGCTTAATGAAGTTGATGGCTCTGGTAGAACGCCGCTCATGATTGCTCGAGAACGCTACGAAAGCTATATGCTTTATCAAACCGTACTTTGTAAAACAGAAAATGGCAGAGATGAGATACGAGTACCGTCGAAATATAATCAAGAAATGGCAAAAAAATTTAAGACCATTATCGATTTGTTAACAACAGCACTAGACCAAGAACTAGCTCAGTTAGCACAAGAACTAAACCTCGATTAA
- a CDS encoding site-2 protease family protein, with the protein MLNPSVGFFAQLAIMLPAFLISLSVHECSHALAATLLGDNTARRQGRLTLNPLAHIDPIGLLFLMVFKIGWAKPVIFDQRNFKHPRLYAILTALAGPLSNFALALMCFYMLAYFPTGFFSIAIGLTFIQIIQATAYVNLMLGVFNMLPIPPLDGSHVIIALLMKHHPHLVTLLYEYSIFFILFIFLLPQTRTLLVQLIIIAENVLRSLVF; encoded by the coding sequence ATGTTGAATCCAAGCGTAGGTTTTTTTGCACAACTTGCAATTATGCTTCCTGCTTTTTTAATTTCTTTGTCGGTACATGAATGCTCACACGCACTAGCAGCAACGTTGCTGGGCGATAATACTGCCCGCCGCCAAGGCCGCCTTACCCTCAATCCACTCGCACACATCGATCCAATCGGATTACTTTTTTTAATGGTTTTTAAAATTGGCTGGGCCAAGCCGGTTATCTTTGATCAGCGTAATTTTAAACATCCCCGCTTATACGCCATCTTGACTGCACTTGCTGGACCACTCTCAAATTTCGCGCTCGCACTGATGTGTTTTTATATGTTGGCTTATTTTCCAACGGGATTCTTTTCAATCGCAATTGGTTTAACATTCATTCAAATTATTCAGGCAACAGCGTATGTTAATCTTATGCTGGGCGTTTTTAATATGCTGCCCATTCCACCACTTGACGGCAGCCATGTCATTATCGCATTACTCATGAAACACCACCCACACCTTGTTACCTTGCTTTATGAGTATTCAATTTTTTTCATTTTATTTATATTTTTATTACCACAAACGCGCACTCTTCTGGTACAATTGATCATTATTGCCGAAAACGTATTACGAAGCTTGGTGTTTTAA
- a CDS encoding amino acid permease has protein sequence MKEQGSISFLSAVLMSINIIVGVGIYFGPQIMTTRAGSMSFLGWPLVALMLFPVIWGVALAARMFPGGGSFYNYCTQGINKTFGVIAIWAYLWGFIGVAATQTLAFRDLLIAQFPTPFWQEHSLLFNAGFIFILALLNLVSVELISKIQSFVTIIKILPMVAVIFILPFYWDSLYVFNVADMSNLGLAIPVAIFGYSGFESCSNISHLLKGGSQKAFGVILTAFFIVVSLYAIFHLGVLHIMGAAQLAAQGVPSMVNFLGFQSADVVAIMQRGLTVILLLSFANAIYGVTLSNITNFFNMAQEKLFPYPKKMTMVNGYDRPVCVIAIIALITFGFITLIPKTEILLALSTLGVLTAYTLTLVAVARVQLKQKDFGKLFLTVLGFGSCGALGYFSWVSIEGSNMLRLCYASPLLVGVALGTFLYLSKKK, from the coding sequence ATGAAAGAACAAGGTTCAATTTCATTTCTATCTGCAGTATTAATGAGTATTAACATTATTGTGGGTGTTGGTATTTATTTTGGTCCGCAAATTATGACAACCCGAGCTGGCTCTATGAGTTTTCTGGGCTGGCCGCTTGTTGCTTTGATGCTTTTTCCTGTTATTTGGGGCGTTGCCTTGGCTGCGCGTATGTTTCCTGGTGGTGGCAGTTTCTACAATTATTGTACTCAAGGTATTAATAAAACCTTTGGCGTTATTGCTATTTGGGCATATCTGTGGGGATTTATTGGTGTAGCGGCTACGCAAACGTTGGCGTTTCGAGATCTTTTGATTGCTCAATTTCCTACTCCATTTTGGCAAGAGCATAGTTTGCTATTTAATGCTGGATTTATCTTTATTTTGGCTTTGCTTAACTTGGTTTCAGTTGAACTTATTAGCAAAATACAAAGTTTTGTAACGATTATCAAAATCCTTCCGATGGTCGCGGTTATATTTATTTTGCCTTTTTATTGGGACAGTTTGTATGTCTTTAATGTTGCTGATATGAGTAATTTGGGACTAGCTATCCCAGTTGCTATTTTTGGTTATTCTGGATTTGAAAGTTGCAGCAATATCAGTCACTTGCTCAAAGGTGGTTCGCAAAAAGCGTTTGGTGTTATTTTGACTGCGTTCTTTATTGTTGTGTCTTTGTATGCAATTTTTCATTTGGGCGTTTTGCATATCATGGGTGCTGCGCAGTTAGCAGCTCAAGGCGTTCCGTCTATGGTTAATTTCTTGGGTTTCCAATCAGCCGATGTTGTTGCCATCATGCAACGTGGCTTGACGGTAATTTTGCTCTTAAGTTTTGCGAATGCAATTTATGGCGTTACCCTGTCCAATATTACGAATTTTTTCAATATGGCACAGGAAAAGCTTTTTCCTTATCCAAAAAAAATGACAATGGTTAATGGCTACGATCGTCCTGTGTGCGTTATTGCGATTATAGCTTTGATAACTTTTGGTTTCATAACGCTTATTCCAAAGACTGAAATTTTGTTAGCGCTTTCAACGCTGGGCGTTTTAACTGCTTATACTTTGACGTTGGTGGCAGTTGCTCGTGTGCAGCTTAAACAAAAGGATTTTGGGAAATTATTTTTAACCGTTCTTGGTTTTGGTTCATGTGGCGCACTTGGTTATTTTTCTTGGGTTTCAATTGAAGGCAGCAATATGCTGCGGCTTTGTTATGCAAGTCCGTTGCTTGTTGGTGTCGCTCTCGGAACTTTTTTATATTTAAGCAAGAAAAAATAA
- a CDS encoding sodium:alanine symporter family protein, with protein MLFGYSVKELSETVLLVPLVALFFGSIFLSFKTGFVQVRMLPYMVRLLFRSLFRKKQEGEHTVLAHKALFTAMSTTIGIGNIVSPAVVIRLGGPGALLGFLIAIFFGAATNFVEVTLAMHYRTKRKDGSYSGGPMAYLSQEFHPKLATMYAFFAAILLMVWSGNQANTLADILHTHGMPTGVTGLLMAGLVTFYLMGGIKKIGNLSSTLVPCMFVLYCGAALWIIALNIGRVPAMLSLMFQSFFTPAGASGMLLGYGWQKMLRWGLANGIYASEAGIGTATIPHSESGGQNAFDQGVLSMVSAYSIGFICLLSGLVVLLSGTWEDPSVSLGINMVAVAFAQYFPSSSIILVASVFLFAFGTILGNSFNGSQCYVYLTKKRGMGFYYLLVAAIVYIGSIFDVELLWTIKDFFVVPVALINLCAIIILACKRKDIFTFKQ; from the coding sequence ATGTTGTTTGGTTATTCAGTTAAAGAATTGAGCGAAACCGTTCTTTTAGTACCGCTCGTGGCCCTTTTTTTTGGTAGTATTTTTTTATCATTTAAGACTGGCTTTGTACAAGTGCGTATGTTGCCGTACATGGTGCGGTTGCTTTTTAGAAGTCTTTTCAGAAAAAAACAAGAGGGTGAGCATACCGTCCTTGCTCACAAGGCGCTGTTTACTGCCATGTCGACAACCATTGGTATTGGCAATATTGTGTCGCCAGCCGTGGTAATCCGTCTTGGTGGGCCAGGTGCTTTGTTAGGTTTTTTGATCGCAATATTTTTTGGTGCGGCAACGAACTTTGTTGAAGTGACGCTGGCAATGCACTATCGAACTAAGCGTAAAGATGGTTCGTACAGCGGCGGCCCAATGGCGTATTTGAGTCAAGAATTTCATCCAAAATTGGCAACGATGTATGCATTTTTTGCCGCAATTTTATTGATGGTTTGGTCGGGCAATCAAGCAAATACGTTGGCCGACATTTTGCATACGCACGGCATGCCAACTGGTGTTACTGGTTTGTTAATGGCAGGGTTGGTAACATTTTATTTGATGGGTGGTATTAAAAAAATTGGGAACTTATCAAGTACTTTGGTGCCATGCATGTTTGTGCTTTATTGTGGTGCGGCATTGTGGATTATTGCCCTGAATATTGGTCGCGTGCCTGCCATGTTGAGTTTGATGTTCCAATCATTTTTTACCCCTGCAGGTGCGTCTGGTATGCTTCTTGGTTATGGTTGGCAAAAGATGTTGCGTTGGGGTCTTGCGAATGGCATTTATGCAAGCGAGGCTGGTATTGGAACTGCTACCATTCCACATTCAGAATCTGGTGGACAAAATGCTTTTGATCAAGGTGTTTTGTCGATGGTCAGTGCGTACTCAATTGGCTTTATTTGTTTGTTGAGTGGTTTGGTAGTTTTGTTAAGTGGCACCTGGGAAGATCCATCAGTTAGCCTGGGTATCAACATGGTGGCCGTTGCTTTTGCACAATATTTTCCATCAAGTTCAATTATTTTGGTTGCTAGTGTTTTCTTGTTTGCATTTGGTACCATTTTGGGCAACTCGTTTAATGGTAGCCAGTGCTACGTATATTTAACCAAAAAACGTGGTATGGGTTTTTATTATCTGCTTGTTGCAGCGATTGTTTATATCGGGTCAATTTTTGATGTAGAGTTATTGTGGACGATTAAAGATTTCTTTGTTGTACCGGTCGCATTGATCAATTTATGTGCCATTATTATTTTGGCATGCAAGCGCAAAGATATATTTACGTTTAAACAATAA